The Candidatus Nanohalovita haloferacivicina region CACGGTCAAAAACAGAGTATGCATCTTCGCCGTGAATCGTACCTCCTACGAAGTTTGCAACAGCTCCAACACGCATGGCCTCGTAAAGAGCCTTTGCCTCATCAGAACGGACCTCTCCAACAACAAGAGCAGAGTCTCCTAGCCGTAGTGAGGTTCTAATTGCCTCATCCGCTGCCATCTCATTCTCAACCTGCGTAATAGCAGATCTGGACTTCATACGCTCGACATTGTAACCTAGATCCTTCATCTGAGGAATAGGCAGCTCAAGCGTATCCTCAACAGTCACAATCCTGTGACTCTTCATAATCTCAAGCATAGAGGCCCCAAGAATCGAGGACTTACCAGCGCCACGAGTACCTGCAAACAGAACCGAGCGATTCCCGTCAACAAGGAAGGATATCAGGGCCGCGCCAAGAGAGTTTATCATACCATTATTCATGAAAAGAGGTAGTGTCCAAGCCTTTGAACGGTGTCTTCTGAACGCGAACGCAAGGCCTTCTGGCGAAAGATTTTCCTGTATAACTGCTACACGGGCTCGGCCTCCAGGAACCTCAGCCTCAGTATCCAGTACCGGATTGGCCTCGTCAAGAGGTCTTCCTGATCTGATTCTGAATCTTGTGGCCCATGACTCTGCCTCGTCCTTTGTAGGTATTAAGTTTGTCTCACATTCCCCGTACTCCTGATGGGAGATATACATCGGAGAATCTCCTATCGGAGAGTTAATGTAGACGTCCTGGATTTTTGGATCAGCTAATAGAAGCTCCAAGACACCAAGGCCTGAAGTATACCGGTTAAGAATTGAACCTAGCTCTTCTAGCTCTTCTAGAGATAAATCAACACCCATCTGATTTGCTATATCTCTGAGCATGTCCTTCCCGATATTCTGGAATACCTCATTCATTCTCTCAGGCCTGGCAAATTCTCCTTCTTCAGGTTGGTGAGAGGCCATGTATCTTCTTGCTGCATCCAGCAATGTGTATTTCTGCTCTGACAGATTGAATTCCGGAGGATTGACATGGTATACAGGCCTTGTCTGATCGGGCACCCTATATATAGAAACTTCTATGTTGTCTCTGACCTTGTACCGGTCTACTTCCTCTCCTCTTTCTGGAGGAAGACTCATGTACTTTGTAAGCATGAAGTTAGGCCTTACAAGAGGGTGGAAGAACTCTCTGTAGATTTCTCGGTCTCCTACATGGTGGCCTGTAAGATACTGTTGTGCATCCTGTATTAGCTGGCATTCCTCTATTCTGTCAATTACAGGATTGAGAACATCTTGTATAAAGTATTTCAGACATCTCTGCTGC contains the following coding sequences:
- a CDS encoding type II/IV secretion system ATPase subunit, producing the protein MTVTDKDVFEYDYDEESGTVEVNTLGSIYGASLEDYPQVMSRVINILQEVPDASSVVLSESRDYEYDEQQVKYLREISQVIQDISSQGHLSQNVKTDKCDTVYSQHLPDVQESVFDQMRKDPIGAYVQLTRKKRHLNQDRQNAYPEQQRCLKYFIQDVLNPVIDRIEECQLIQDAQQYLTGHHVGDREIYREFFHPLVRPNFMLTKYMSLPPERGEEVDRYKVRDNIEVSIYRVPDQTRPVYHVNPPEFNLSEQKYTLLDAARRYMASHQPEEGEFARPERMNEVFQNIGKDMLRDIANQMGVDLSLEELEELGSILNRYTSGLGVLELLLADPKIQDVYINSPIGDSPMYISHQEYGECETNLIPTKDEAESWATRFRIRSGRPLDEANPVLDTEAEVPGGRARVAVIQENLSPEGLAFAFRRHRSKAWTLPLFMNNGMINSLGAALISFLVDGNRSVLFAGTRGAGKSSILGASMLEIMKSHRIVTVEDTLELPIPQMKDLGYNVERMKSRSAITQVENEMAADEAIRTSLRLGDSALVVGEVRSDEAKALYEAMRVGAVANFVGGTIHGEDAYSVFDRVVNDLNVPRTSFKATDIIVSVNKIRSPDGMDTYRRVTGITEVRKDWQEDPQDENAFVDLMRYDSNKDELVPTDELMNGESLILNRIAENIKEWKNDWEAVWDNIKLRQQIKERLVEANQESDKQLLEADFVVKANQRYHILSQRVREEYGDLDNDRIFARWDEWLQQQV